The window AGTGATGAGGAATCCATTCAacccaatattttgtttttaagagtggagactaataaatgttttttttttcaatatatgaagtttattgtcaaattggtttccatacaacacccagtgctcatcccaaaaggtgccctcctcaatacccatcacccaccctcccctccctcccaccccccaggaatAGTATAATTGCCTTTCATGATGTAAAGCCCCCAAGGTATCAGTGGACCCCAGATATCTCCAGTTGCCCTTAATTACAGCTTATAAGTCCTCATAAGACTAACACAGTCATATAACATTTCTACCTTGAACCCAGCCAAACAGACTGAGTCAGTTTATACAGTCATCATTCAGCATTCAAGGAGATAACTCCTAAACTTCCCTCTTCTCTTACTTCCTCCTCTTCAATCACTTTTTGGACATCcttcagtgcatttttttttccttggctctCCAGTTTAATGAGTTGATGACTACCTCTTCTGCAGTCTACCCCAAGgttctatttcttggtttgtaaACTCCTATGTCCCTCTGATGGCTTTTGATCACAACCAGGATGTTGGGAGCCATCTTCTATATTTATCCAGACACCCAGACAAGTCACACTGAGTATGGCCCAACCTTCCAGACACGCTCTTTGATAGGAAATGCATCCCTTAGGTTAACTGCTCCTCCCCTTAATAAAGTAACATTGTCCCTTATTCACAACAAACTATTTAACCAGGAGTTTCCAACCTGCACATGGAATCAAGGGAGACATTTCAAACCATCTATGCCTGTATCTCACCCTCAGAGTCTGGCTTAATAAACACAAGGTGCAACCTCTTTAAAGGTTCAAAAGTTTAGGTGAGGGTTCCTAGATTTCGAGCGTACATTTCAGTTCAAGCCAACTTTGCCCTTCTCCACGCATCTTTACTGACTACAAAGTTGAACGCTTTTTAGTATGACTTCTTACTGAATCCTTCTGTCCTCTTGATTATTTTAACTGCTGCTCTCAACTCACTAAAGTTTGTGATGTTAATTTGGGCAGGTGAAAAAAATGATCGATAACACGTCCTTGGCAGCTAGAAGTCAAGCAGATGGAAACAATGATACTGTAAGATTCTCAAAGGAAGGGACATGCCTTATCCATCTTTGTATTTCCCCAGTATCCACCATGGTACTTTGCTCAAAGGAGGCGCCTAATACTCATTTAGGAAGGAAAGTAAGATAACCTGTATATAGGATCTGCTCCCAACTGTTAAAATATCTGTAATGTATATGATGTCCATGTAGTTGAAAAGTGGTTTGGTGGGGagtaacagtatttttttaattggctcaCTTTTTTAGGCAGCTTTATCAGGTGATAAATCACATACCATGCAATCACTCTCTTAAAGTATACAAtccaatggtttttagtatatccaCAGAATTGTCCAACCAATACCgcaattaattttagaacattcatCACCCTGGAAAGAAACCCCAAGCCCACTAGCAGTCACTCCCATTTCTCCCCAAGCCCTTCCCCTCAGACCTAGGTCACCACTAATTTACTTTATGTCTTATAGATTAGCCTATTCTGGATGTTCTTACAAATAGAATCACacaatgtgtgtttttttgtatgtgtcaGGCTTCTTTCACTTCGTATAACGCTTTCAagccattcatttttattgccaaataagattccattgcatggatataggtatttgatttatccattcatcagttgatggacacttggcttattttctttctttttttttttttttttgtaaataagcctattttaatgtttcttacaaTAGAATAAATAGTTCTCTTGAAGGCTGCAGATATGTAAGGCTGTTGGGCAGTATTTGGAGAACCACCACAGAAACGGTGTCTTCTTAACGGGTGAGTAGTCTTCAGTAATTGTCAAGAGTTACTTGTCTGAAAGTGCTGTCAAACCAGCAAGACTTCATTTATGCATCCATCGTTTTCAGGATTGTTGGTAACCTGGGcatattttccccaaataacCTTGCCTCCTTGTGTCACAAGGCCCAACTCACTCACGTTCACTTCAATGACAGTACCTTTGGTAATAACACCCAAAGACGTATATAGTGGGGATGAGGGATTCTTTTTTACACCAAGTATTGGCAGGCAAAAGGTGGCTTTCAATTCAGGATGTGTTACATGGGCCTTTTTGAAACGTAAGCCCATTGGCCTAATGAGTCTTTCATATTTAGGTGGTTTTCGAGTAAAGCCATCTCCAACAAAGCAGACTTTTGTAACCATCCTCTTccatgctttcttctttctctttcctgttcgAATAACTTTTAATACTTCTGTTTCTCCCTGGGCATGAACTTTGGGCAAAGGGACTTcccattttcctgctttctctttttgtttttgtttaatcatATTGGAAAGTACTTTAGCTCGGGACTGTCCCTCCCTGTCCAGCAGATACGCAGGTACTGCTCCTTGTGGAGTCTTTTCATCATTCTTTTGCTTGGTGTTTCTCTTTTCATGCATCTTGATagtctttttcatttgtattttctcagcATGGCGCTGTTTATGGTAGAGCTTAGCTTTCAGACCAATCatcttttttgccttctttgaACGTTCATGAGCCTCTcgaccttccttctttctctttttctcatggtAATCCAAACGATAGCCATAGCGCTTCCGGTGTAACTCAATATATTCGTTTTGTGGCATGGTGACAGCCGCAGAGTCGCCGGGTGCAGGTGCCGGGGCGCAAAGAAGCTCTCAATTTTCGGGTCTCACAGACCCGCGAGTTCACTCCACGCACCCCGACGGGAAAGCGGCTTATTTTCACTTTGGGCTAGTGAATAGTGCTGCTAcgaacatttgattttttttgtggacatacattttcagtTCTCATAGGCACCTGCACTGGAGTAGAATGGTTGGCCCATATGGTGACTGTGTTTACCCTTTGAAAAACTGcaagactgttttccaaattagCGGCAACATTTCTCATTGCCATaatctccccttctttccttggACCCTCCATTCGAGTAGCTAGGCCTTTCTTCTCCCCTTGCCGCAAGGAAAGGATGTGACTGGCTGAAAGAAGAAACGAAGGGGTGTTCCTGACTTTCATTTCCAAAAGCCTACACCCTCTGGGGAACAATGAAGACTGGCAGATGAGACAAACAGGATTAGAGGGAGGACTTCCCTCATGCATTCCACTCCACCCCATCCTCAGTACAAGAAAAGTTTCCTCCAGGGCTGGGCAGAAAACAGGAGATGGGACAGAAGAGATGAGACCATAGTTACTGGGTCCCAGAAGGTGGTTGTTAGGTGGGCAGCATGCTTTCCTTGGTGACTAGACTCCacaaagcagagagaggaaattGCTGGAAAACATATGCCCCAAGTCTTTCTAGAATCTTGCAGCCATTTCCTTGCTCGGTGTGGTAAAAAGAGTACATGTTTCCACTGCACTCAAAACTGATACAGAAGAACCAGCTTGGCAGGAATGAGGGGCATCTCAGTGACAATGTAGAGAGGAAGGACCTAGGGACTTCCCCCTAACACCCTGTAACTGCATAAACCTCCTGGGACTTAGATTTAATCTCATGGAAAATAAGTGgtaagagaatcccaaactgatTAAGATTAATTTTCTACCAGTCTGGCAAAATACGAGTTTATAATTGAAATTCAGTTGTgctttggcaaaaagaaaaaaattgtactttTGAGTTAACGTACTGAAATTGTACCTCCCAGGCAAGATTGGAAAAAAAGACTAAACAGAGCtgttgggtggctcggttggttgggcgttTATCGTCGgcgcaggtcataatctcatggttcttgggttggagacctgaactgggctctgtgctgacagctccgagcctggaacctacttcagattctgtgtctccctctctctctgtccctcccctgcttcgctctatttctctctctcaaaagtgaataaacattaaaaaaaactatttttaaagaagagaaaaaaagactgaagaagtCAAATGTCCAATAAGTGTATGAAAAAAGAACCCCACTGGTGACAATAATATGTGGAGCAAGCATTCAGAACAAAAAGAACGCTTCCGAACTGCTTGCTGGTGGAGTAATCAGTGAAAACAGCAACTTTGGAGAGCAAGTTAGCAACATTTAATGAAATCGaacaggatgtagagaaaagtgAACCCTCATGCACCGCTGGTAggaacgtaaattggtgcagccactgtggaattcaatctggaggttcctcaaaaaattaaaaatagaactaccatacaatccagcaattccactttggggtttttatccaaacaaaacaaaacaaaagcaaaaacaccaattcaaagagatatgtgcacccctatgtttattgcagcattattcacaatagccaagatagggaagcaacTAGGTGTTcactgagagatgaatggataaaggataTGTGATGTATACGTGTGACGGgctattatgcagccataaaaatgaatggaaccttgtcatttgccacaacatggatggacctagagactattgcgttaagtgaaataaatcagacagaaaaacgaataccatatgatttcacttttatgtaggatctaaaaaaacaaaacaagcagaaatagacacacaactacaaagaacaaactggtggttgccaaaggggagggtggtggagggatgggtgaaataggtgaaggggtctaagaggtacaaacttccagctataaaataaataagtcacagaaatgaaaagtacgtcatagggaatatagtcaataatattgtgataactttggtgacagatggtaacaacAGTTATCATGGGTGAGCATTTTATAACATAGATAgatgtcgaatcactatgttattCACCTGACActgatataacattgtatgtcaacaatacatgtatacatatacacatacatacatacataaaattgaacatttttagaccgtatgacccagcaattgccttCCTGGGTGTATAACCTAGAGAACTCTTGCACAGGTGTGCCATGAGATATGCAAAGGGTGCTCACTGTACGAATGTCtgtaaaggcaaaaaggaaaacaagttaaAAAGTCCATCAACAAGGGACAAGACAGGTTAattgttccatgtgtacttgaagtATATTACAGCCTTGTTCCCCAAAATGAGATTCCCGACCAATCTTGTTGACTCCACCCGAGAGCTCCAAGACCCACTCaaccagaatctgtattttaacaagatcccggTAAGTCACGTACCAATCAAAGTTTGTGCTGTCCTATTCagttaaatgaatgaactagGACTATTTGGGTCAACATGAATAactcttaaaaacataatattcagagaaaaataatacaagttGCCAAGGATGAGTATAGTGCaatgtcatttaaataaaatttgaggggcgcctgggtggcttggtcggttaagcatccgacttcagctcaggtcatgatctcgcggtccgtgagttcgagccccacgtcaggctctgtgctgacaactcagagcctggagcctgttttggattctgtgtctccctctctctctgcccctcccctgttcatgctctgtctctctctgtctcaaaaataaataaaacattaaaaaaattaaaaaaaaataaaattaaataaataaataaaatttgaaaacatgcaCAATAATGCTATATATGTTTATGAATGTGTTTGTATGTACTAGATATTAGACATGTAGGGAACTGTATAAACACCATATTCTAGATACTGGTTATCTctgcagaaggagggaggggattgGGAAACTATAGAGAAGCTTCAATTGCaattataatgattatttttttctcaagctgCATGACAAGTACACTTcgatttttcattaatttttacatgCTAATGATTCTGATACCCAATTCCTGATATATGTATGGGGGaggggtgttaaaaaaaaaaacaaaattcaactgagtaaatttgaagctctaattggctttattaaatgattcatgaatcaggcaccTCCCATcttagcagatagaaaggagctagAAGGATCTGTGAAAATGGGAAGACTTTTATAAACAGAAGGAAGTGGGTCCAGGAAGACATTCTTGCAAAGCATGGGTTGTTTCACGTAAAGTCACCCTCCTTTGGGAGAAGGCAGGGGTCTACTGGGCAGATTACTTTACTAGTGCTGACCAGGTGATTCCAGATCGACTAGTTGAAGGTCacattcctgggagaggctgaaactaCACTTAGGTTATGTATTAAATCTTGGtttgctgacatggggcttagcacaagtgactccatttgagggccatttctgttttcctctttaacATGGGCCAGGGAGCAGGGGTAGCAGGGGCCACTGGTGGATGTTCCCACCACCAAGCAATTTGCTGACACCAGctaggtgtcctacaattcaactcaactctgacactatctacccTGAGATAGTACAAGATCCCACAGATTAatggctcaatcccacaagactgccctccaCTTCAGAGGCCAATTACAAGTCCAAGTAGTCACCTatgcttctgaccaaccagctGTAAATCAGAAGTCCCCACGACACCCACCTCCAATTCAAGTAATTTGCTAGAGTAGCTcatagaactcagagaaacattttacttactagattataACTGAGATATTGCCAaatggaagagatacatagggcaagaGATGGAGAATGGAGGCAGGACTTCCATGCTCTTTCCCAGCATGCCACTCTCCCAGAAGTTCCACGTGCTTGCCGATCCCAAAGTTCTGTCCTTTAGGGTTTTATAGAGGCGCCATTACATAGACATGGTTagttaaatcattggccattggctgctgattcaacctccagccatGCCCACCTCCCCTGCATTCAAAGAGGTGGGACTGAGAATTCCAACCCCCTATAATCACGTGGCAACCAACTCGCATctttaggtgctttccaaaagtaaCCTCATTAATGTAACCTCAGGGGTGGTTGAAAGGAGTTTGCTGTGAACATCAAGACTTTTATTACTTTCatcatttaggaaattccaaatgttttagctctgtgccagaaagagggatgaaaaccaaatatgtattttcttatcaCATATCACATTATTACATGTGCTAAAATTTTCGTTTGaacaagaaatttttaaaaagcagaatatcGGGGgggggtgatttttattttcttctgaatattcttgtatttttaaacatttttgtaatgacCACGTATTATTTATATGATTTAATCTATTCTAAAAGTAATGTTGAATATTACTTTTGATGAACTAAGCATATCTTTACTTAAAGCATCAAACCAATTGCCAGaattattgcatttttattacCCATTCCAATCTCCTACGTGGCTCCTTACCTTGGCACACAGGTTAGGTAGGGTCCAGGAGTCACTAGTAATGTCCAAGAAAGCACCCAGCCTGGTGGCTGGCAAGTACAGATGGGAAATGGTTCTGGATCAGAGCTCTGGTGGCTGTCCTGACTTTGTCACTAGGGGCCGTGAGGAATCTAGGAAAACTTGTCATTTCTCTGggcatcttttctttaaaatggggataactcagggcacctgggtagctcagtccgttaagcatctgactcttgatttcagctcaagtcatgatctcacggtcgatcgtgggatcgagcctcgagtcgggctcctcactgagactggaccctgcttgggattctctctttctctctctgcccctcccatgctctcaaACTCTGAACTCTCaaactctccctcaaaataaataaacattttttaaaaaataaaatggggataactcGTGCATAGTCTGTCTCATTGCATTCTtgtaaagacaaaaaaacagGAGTATGAAAATCGTTTCAAACCTTAAAATGCCTTGGAAAACTCAAGTTCTTCCTCAACTCCTCAACTCCATGTGTCAGTCCTCAATCCTGGGCCTGCCTAAAAATTAATGTGGTGATTCTACCCAAGACATGTCTTCTCTGTATTCCATGCTTCCCTTGGAGGGTAGTCTTTGGGGTTGCTTTCCAATTTTTCCTGTTTGTTCCCCTTTTCTGGGCACGTGATAGGAATGCACTTCACTGTTTCCTTGAAATTAGATATGACTATATGACTTGCTCTGTCTGATGAATTTTGAGCACAAATGATATATGTCATTTCTAAAAAGAACCTTGAAGAGCATTTTTGAGAATCACCATATCCCTTCACAACTGCAGGGTGATTATGGAAATGCGTACTGATGAGCCTCAGAGACCCTAGGTCTCTGAGTGACTAAACGGAGCAGAATCTACCTACAGTGGACTTGTAGCATGAATAAGAAGTAAATTTTCGTTACAGTCAGTACCTGAGATTTGGGGATTACTTGTAACCACAGCAAAAATAAGTTTAGCCTGACAGATACAATTTTCTAAAATCAGTGTAGTAAATGTATTAAAGAAAAGGATGGATGAGAACAACACAAGTCTTCATCAAGAATAAAAGTAATAGATATATAACCGGATGTGGATTCTCAATTTCCTTTCAGTTACTCTCTCCATGACTTGGCAGAGACATATTCTGTCATTCTCATTTAAGACCAGGGCAGCAATTTCTAGCCTCCTTTTGACCCTTGAAAAgaagcactctctctctttcagagagAATAGTATACCCAGGTGATAAGTTGTCAGGTTGGGGATTGGCATGCCAGTTATTAAATCTCTTTgccaaatatttcttattttcctcctttccaggGATATAAAAAGATTGTACTTCCTATTCCTCTGGGAGTTGGGTGGGGCCATGTAACTAGTTCTGGGCAGCAAATTATGACTAATTATGACATAATAATGACTAATTATGACTAATTGACAGTGGGAAAGCTTCCAGAGATCTTTCTCCTCTGGTGTGGTGACCCACAGCGTTAGAGATGTTAGCTGCTCCATCAGTAAGAGTTCCTAGTTGTGACGAGTCAATCCCTCCTGCCCAACCCAAAATGGACACATAGAGTCATGTGAAAAACAAACCTCTATCATTTTAAGTCACTGAGACTGTAGGcttgtttgttacagcagcatagCTTAGCCTTTCCTGATGGATCCAGAGGGAAATACTGAGATAAAGTCCCTGATTCCTTTGAAGTAATCACAACCACCACAACTCTTCAATGAACGTTTACCATTCCTCTCCACAActtggcaaaaacaaaataaaacagaaacaaagcaaaaagcacACTCAGCCCCCAAAGATCTTATTAATGGAACCATAGTCCTCTGATGAAGGAGCCCGCATGTTCCTCCTACAAGCATTCAGTCGGTTTTCACGTACTACGTGTGGCTTAACCTCAGGGGTATCTCTAAAATTGGGAACATGGAGCTTAAAAAATGATATTGTTTTTCCTCTTGCTTCCAGTTCCAAGACTGGGTTCCCAGACGTGAGTTaacaagtaaatttttttttaatttttaattttttactgggATACCATTGACCTATAGCATTATgctagttccaggtgtacaacataattatatatactgagagagagagagagagagggagagagagagagagaaatgatcaccacaataagtctaggtAACGTCTTTCAACACAGTTACGTTTTTTTTCTTTCggtgaaaacttttaaaatgtactctcttagcaacttccaaaaatacaatacaatattgttaactatactcaccatgctgtacattatatccctattgcttatttatcttataactagaagtttacatctttttaccaccttcacccattttgcccacctccccacccatcGCTTCCAGCAGATACcaatctcttctctgtatctacAAGTTTCGagttttgttattttggtttttgtcttgttctttgatTCCACACGTAAGTCAGGCCaaatagtatttatctttctctgtctgccttatctcacttagcataatgccctcaaggtccatccatgttgttgcaagtgacagaattttcttttttttttttttatggctgagtaatgtttgagcgtgtgtgtgtgcatgggtgtgcacgtgcatgcgtgTAAGTGTGTGCACCACATCTTCATCCTTTCATTCATCAGTGAACATGACagctgtttccatgtcttggctattataaatactgCTGCAACGAACATAAGGGCATAAGGGGGCAGGtatctttttaagttagtgttttcatttccctcagataaattcctagaataattggtgggtcgtaaggtagttctatctttaatactgaggaacctgcatactgttttccacagtggctgcaggaatttacattcccaccaacagcgcactAGGGTTCTTTTTCTTCACGTCCTGGCCAACAAGTGAATGTTTAAGTTCTGTTAGTGTTTATGAGCTTTTCTAATCTCTTTCACAGTATGCTCATTACTCCATACCTGTGTGTTTTCTTACAAATGTGTTTGTCCTTCtaagaaacgaaaagaaaaaaactgcctAATGCAGTCAGGTGATCTCTAGCAGGTGATTAGCTATTATAACTTTGACCTTCAAATCCCCACAGACATTTTCTTTACTTGCCTTTTGCAAAGTACTTTATTTCAAATTCTTAGAAGAATACCTGGAGAATTACTCATCTCATCAACTAAGGCTTTCATCTCAGTGTGAAGcacttttatttggttttgtttctgagaCAACATCTCTAAAACTCTTGAGTCATTGCCAAgggtatttaaattttatttattgaccGGACAGATCCATGAGGTTTGAAAGCTGATTTATTTACTGTGTTTTCATCTGATTAAGGAGTCCAGAAGATAAAGAATATCATCAAAGAATATCCCTGTAGCAGGAGAAGTTTTCTGAAGTTGATTTTCAGATACTGATATTCACTAGAAATGGGGGTAAATGGTCGACAGGTTTTTAGAAAGTTAATTTGAATAGATACTTTGAGAGGACAGAGAGGCACCTCCAGATGCGGTTGTAGGCTCACTCAATGGTTATAAGTAGCTGGGCTACTGTAAACTACTCAAAATGTAGGAGAGGATTTCttctgcctcccctccttcctttagCTGGGTTACTCCATCTAACCTCCCAGCCTCAAGTTAAATGTTGCTCTCCCAGCAAACCATCCCTAACACCCTGACAAGCTGATTCCTCACATACCCTCTTATAGAAGAGTATATTTCCATCCTAGCAATCACCGTAATCACTGAATACACATCTTTGTAATTACTTCTGTGTTAATGATCTCCTCCAACAAATCATAAGCTCTGTGACAACAATGATCATATTTGCATTGTTTGCCACTATTCCAGCCCCAATTTATCGACTCAACCAATGCAGGCAAacctcattttattgtacttCACTTTATTGCACTTCATAGACCctaagggtttttaaaaaaaattttttttaagtttatttatttatttttgagaggagagatagagaaagtggaggaggggcagagagaaaggaagagagagaatcccaagcaggctctgcagcatcagcgcagagcccgacacggggctcgaactcacaaatctcaAGATTACgccctgagtcaaagtcaagagtcagacgcttaactgactgagccacgaagGCATCCCAatactatggtttttttttttttttttaatgaattgaagGTTTGTGGTTAACCCGCCTTGAATCTctcagtgccatttttccaatatttgttcactttgtgtctctgtgtcccatTTTGGTAACTCTTGCAatatataactattattattatatttgttatggtgaacTCCAGATCAGTGATTGCAACTCATTGAAAGCTCAAATAATGGTTAACATTATTTGGTAATAAGGTAtcttttaattaaggtatgtacattggcTTTTTTTAGCCATAATGCTgctgcacacttaatagactacaacatagtataaacataacttttatatgcactaggaaaccaaaaCTTTATT is drawn from Panthera leo isolate Ple1 chromosome B1, P.leo_Ple1_pat1.1, whole genome shotgun sequence and contains these coding sequences:
- the LOC122217177 gene encoding ribosome biogenesis protein NSA2 homolog; the protein is MPQNEYIELHRKRYGYRLDYHEKKRKKEGREAHERSKKAKKMIGLKAKLYHKQRHAEKIQMKKTIKMHEKRNTKQKNDEKTPQGAVPAYLLDREGQSRAKVLSNMIKQKQKEKAGKWEVPLPKVHAQGETEVLKVIRTGKRKKKAWKRMVTKVCFVGDGFTRKPPKYERLIRPMGLRFKKAHVTHPELKATFCLPILGVKKNPSSPLYTSLGVITKGTVIEVNVSELGLVTQGGKVIWGKYAQVTNNPENDGCINEVLLV